In Crinalium epipsammum PCC 9333, the genomic window CATGCGCTTCGTCAAAGAAGCTAACCGTAGGTTACAACTGCGCGGCATTTCTGACTACAACCCATTCAGCGAACAGCACTGGGTATTGTTGTGCGATGAGATGACTAACTGGGAAGCAAATATGCCAACAGTTGTCATGGCAGCTTTGATCGAAGTTTGTACTCAGAAATTGCGTCAAGCAAATATGTCTGTGATTTTTACCTCACATGGTAAAACTTTGACCTGCTTTGGTGGAAGATCCGCAGGCAACGGCAAATTTGATGTTTTGAAACGCCAGTTCACAATGATGCGGTGCATTGCCAAATCAGATCCCAACGTTGAAGGCGGAAAAACTTGTGCTGGGTACGCACACCTAGAATGGCTGGACGACGAGGATAAAGAAGCAACTCGCAAACTCACAATTCCTACAGGGATGGTTCCACCAAATAAGCAAGTTACTCCTAACGGTCAAACTTGGTATGATTTCCGCCCGCTACTACCAGCACAACCAGAAAGTGCGGAAAGTGACGACGACATTATCAACAAGGAACTTGATGATGATGAGACACAAGAAAAACTTAGCACGTTTAGTGAATTCATCAAAGAAAACGATTTACGCCTAGAAAACTTCCAACCGCCTGATGAATGGGGCGATATATAACAGCGCAATCTGGATACAAGCTGATGCAATTCTGGCACAGTTTGTGTAGGTTCGATGCCTACGTGCGCTTTTGCAACTTGACCACAGTTGCATCAATTAAACTTTAAAACTTTGTGGTCAAACAGCAATTTCAACTAATAGTTATTAAGGAAAAAGAAAAATATGGATTCAAGTTTAGTTCCACAACAACGGGTACGCAATCCAGGTACAGAATTTGGTGGACAGGACAGCTACATTGATATCGAATACCATTACGTTCGTGAAAATGCTCATGAACAAGCTGTACGTCGAGCGCAGCAAGAGTTACATCAAGCAAAGCAACGGCTAAAAAAGATGGAGCGTAATATCGGGCCTGCAATGCAATCTGGTTCATGTGCCGCTATAGATGTTGCAGGACAGTTTGTTCATAATTCTAAGCCCTGGCGCTTAGGTCAGGTAGTCGGCTTCTGGTCAATGCTGATCGGTCTATGCACAATTGGCGGTTGGGCGTGGAATGCAGCAGTTGGAGGTACTGCGGCTGCGGGTAATTCTGCTGCTTTACCAGCAAACGCACCTACTGCAATGAAATTCGGCCACGGGGTAGTAAACGTAGGTAAACCTGTTGCTGGTGCAGTATTTGCTGGTGCTAGCCAAAGTGTTGATCGCGGAGTACGGGTGCAGTTAACTGGCAGTGCAGAACAAGTGCGAAATGTAGCCGTACCAACTAATGTAACTCCTTCCAGCAGCACTTTCGTACCAGTTGTGCCGATCGCAAATTATGCGGGACAGTAATTGAGGCAGGGGGCAGGGAGCGGGGAGCAGGGGGAAAATTAGAGTTGAGTTGATATCTCTGTTCACAAATTTACGTGCATAAGGAGTAAAGAAATGGAGAAACAACCGATTAAAAGTCATGAGGATTTGGAAGTTTATCAAATGGCATTTGATTCAGCTATGACAATATTTGAATTGTCAAAAAAATTCCCTGTTGAAGAGAGATATTCATTGACTGATCAAATTCGTAGATCGTCGCGTTCTGTATGTGCCAATTTAGCAGAGGCTTGGAGGAAAAGACGTTACGAAGCTGCTTTTATAGCTAAACTTAATGACTCCGAATCCGAAGCAGCAGAAACTCAAACTTGGATTAAATTTGCTGTCAAATGCAACTACTTAGATGTTGAAATTGGGAGAGAAATATATGCAACTTACAATCGTATTCTAGGAATTCTAGTCACGATAATTAACAATCCCTCCCCTTGGTTAATTAAACGTTAATTCCCCTTGCCCCCGAAGCCTCTTTCCCCCTGCACCCTGCACCCCGCCCCCTGCCTCTTTATGCGCTGGATAATATTTCCAAAAAGGTCAATTTTAATTACAACCGCCATCGGAACTTTACTAATTTTAGATTTGATCAAACCTGGCTATCGCCAGTTCGCTTTAATCCCTGAACTGAAACCCCAAGTACTTGATGTTGCTACAGATTTTTCTCAAACTGCATCAAAGTTTGGTCAAGATGCAACTAATTCCTTAATCACCACACAAAACTCTAATTCAGTCGCTTCATCGCCAGTTAAATCTAAATCTCAAATCAAAGAACTCAAACCTTGTGCCACTCTCCTCGAAGGCTACAAGAAGAATTCCAAAGGTGAACCAGTATGCAGGGGTATCGCTCAATCGACTTATTAGCTGAATTGCCAATAGATGTTCAGTACCAGGAACTCAAAGAACGGGAACAGTACGAACAACAGAAACAGCTTCTTCAAGAACTTAACCAACAAAAATATAGTAATGCAGTCGCACGGGGTCGTTTTTTACTATTTCTAATAAATCTAGGAATGATTGCTGTAATCGCACTTCCGACTGCTAATCAATGGGCTACCAAAGTTACAGGTTTAGCTGACGTTATCCCAGAGGTACTGCAATCAATTCCCACAATCCCAGAATTATTTGAGCGTACTGAAAGGAATAGTCCAAAAAGTCAAAAAATAGCAAGTGCAATTATTAATTATGCTCAACAGAAAAACTGGGTAATTCGTACTGGAGCCAGGAAGTACAACATTTTCTACGTGCGCGGGATGAATCCCGATGGCACGCTGAATGACAACAAAGTTAATGAATTTAACGATTTAAGAGTTGTTATTGAAATAGTTAATAATACTCCTCGTATTGTTGGCTTGTGGGAAGGTACTGATGCCCCTGGTACTCACTACATTCGGAATCCAATGAATCCAGCAGGGGCAGCAACAATTGTAGCCGGACGACAGTACCGCGCCTGGAAAATGGGATTCCACAAAGGTAATCCTAACCATCCAGCATTAGTCCAAACAGGTGGAACTGTAACTGTTACCCGCAATGGTGGTAGTCCTTACGCTGGATACTTTGGAATTAACCAACATGGCGGTTATGACTATCCCAGAAATGACATTAAAGATGCTAGTGCAGCTTGCCTTTTAGGTAGAACCCGCGCGGGACACGCCAAATTTATGAACCTACTTGAATTGGATGCTGATTACGTCAACGACCACAACTATACCTTTTACTCCGGCTTCATTTTAGGCAAGGATTTGTTTGTATTTTAGGAACGGAATTAAAGCTGTGAGATTAAAAAATCTATTATTGATTTCTACTTTAAGTGCAATTGTTACAGCAGCGGCAGGTAGCAAGTTTTCTTGGGATGTTTCGTCCTGGCAATGCAATTTAGCTTCGCCAGGTGCGGAGCAAGTTTGTAAGTTGCAAAGTGTTCCTTCCATTTGGAGAGGCGCTAAAAGCGGTTTTATTCTCGGCGGTATTTTAGGTGTAGCTGGGTGCGTATTTATTAGTCGCAAACAGCAATCATTGCAGTTTCAGGTAGCACAACCAATTAACGAGAAAGTTACTGCCACCAGCAATGATGTTCACTGGGATTATCTCAGTGCAGGTATTTTAATTGGTGCGATCGCATTCGCTGTTAGTGAGCCTGTCAAAAACCAAGTAGTTAGACGAGTAGCTATAGCCACTGCCAAAGCTCCTGTAAGTCTTGAGAAACTTTTTGAAAATAGTAGATCTATCGGTAATGTTGCAATATGTGCTGCTGAAGGAAATTGCTCATCTGACGGCTCAGGAACTCACACTAATTTGTACCTGCAAGGCGGTCACTTTGATCCAGCAAACGATGTATACAATCGCGGCTTTTGTTCTGACCAGGGACGCGGTAGAGATAATGCCGATGCTGATAACAAATGCGTGGAACGAAATAAAAGCAGACTCAACAAAATTACTCAGCTAATGACGGCAGCGGGAACACCACCGCAACAGCACATCAAAGCTTTTATTAGTGGCATAGACCAGTGGAACCAGGCTAGTCCCAGAGTTAGCGATAAATTTCCATCCAAGTATAGTCAGGCGTTACAGCAGGGAATGACGGAGGAAGCCGCGATCAAGTGGGCGAGAGTAGAAGCTTTTCGTAATTGGCGCGGTCAACTTGATGCCAGTGGTTTAAGAACAGTTTGTAGTAGCAAATGGTCACTTTCTACCCAACAAAAGGCAGGTCTAATTGGCTTAAGCGTTGGATCTGAGCAATACATGAAACGCTGCATTGGGGCTGACCAAAAAAGACGGACTGACGCGATCGCAATCACTCTACAAAACTATGGCAAGTCTGCTGGTATTAGCCCAGTTGAAAATTACCGACAGTCAAACATTATCCAGCCTACTACTACCAAACCTAAAAATTCCAATACTCAATTAAGCGATATCCAATCTGTCAATAAAGATATCGTCGTAGAAATGCGCTACGCCACCGCCGATAACTTTATGGGCAAGAAAGTTTATCCCGTAGCTAAGTGCTTATTGAAACCAACAGTTGCTAAAAAACTATCGGCAGTTCAGCAAGATTTAGCACCGCTTGGACTGGGTTTAAAAGTCTATGACTGCTATCGACCATTATCAATTCAAAAACTGATGTGGGAAATAAAGCCCGATGAAGATTATGTTGCAAATCCTGCCACTGGCTCCCGACATAATCGTGGTGCAGCAGTTGATTTGACACTGGTTGATAGCACTGGAAAAGAATTAGAAATGCCCAGTGCTTTCGATGATTTTACCAAAAAAGCCCATAGGAATTACACAGGCAGTAGTGTTACAGCTCGTCAAAATTCTTTACTACTTGAAGCTGCAATGAAAAGACGAAATTTTACCAGTATCGCTAAAGAGTGGTGGCACTTTGATTCGCCTGATTGGAAGAAATTTCCTGTCATGGATCTGCCACTGTAAAGTCACAAATTTACTAACAAATATTGAGGGCAATAATGAAACTTAAAACTCTAATCTTACTATCAAGCTTGCTGCTTACCAGTTGTACTGTCACTGCTCAACAAACGGGCGATAAAGATTGGGCTGTTTCCGTCAAGCCAGATGGTACAGGGGTTAACATCCAACCCACTAAACCAGAGACAACGCCTAATACTACAACTTCACTTACGCCTAGTCCTAGCCCTGTAATTAGTATTTCACCTAGCCCTAGCCCTGTAATTATTGCTACGCCAATACCCAGTTTTACACCAAAACCCAAGATTATTAAACCGTCGCCAGTACTAATTGCAACTAAACCAGTAATCCAACCTTGTCCAAAGTTTACTTATCAATCTCCTCGCACATCATTAACCCTAAAAAACGGGGCTCTTCCGTACTTACTGTGCTAAAACATTAGGAAAATGCCAGAAAAGCAAAGCTCGGACTTGAAAATTCTGGAAGTTTCTAAAACCAAATCCACAGCGTTTTAAGAGCTTGAGTTTATTGTTAATTCCTTCGACTATACCGTTGGTTGTTCTTTGTTCAAAGTAACCGACTACCTCCGCTAACCACCGCTTGATTGTTCTGACACTTTTTTGGTAGTAAGGTTCGGCTTTCTTTAACCAATCAATTAGTGCTAAGGTTCCTGACCCCACATCGTGATTGCTTTCAAATAAATAGTTAAACTCTTCTTTTAAAGAGTGCATCATTCCAACTAACGATGAGGCTTCTTTGACCTGTTGTAATTTTTGTTTTTGCTGGCTAGATAGCCGTGCTTCAGCTTTTAATAATATATATTTACTACCTTTTAATCCATCAAATAATTTAGTTTTTTCTTTAATATTCAATGATTGTGCCGTTTGTTTTTGGGAAATTCTCGCCTGATTTAACTCAGGCATGAATCATTTTTGTGACATGAAATCTATCTACTGTTACTTCAGCATTAGGACAAACTTTTTTAACTAATGATTTATAGTTGCCTGTCATATCCATACTTACTTCTTCTATCTGAGATAAGACTTTTTCTCCCCAATCTAGCATCACTTTCTCTATCTCAGACTGCTTCCGTGCTGACACTAACCCAATTAATTTATGGCTTTCTAAGTCTACTAGAACTACTATAAACTTACCTTGACCTTTGACTAAACTAATTTCATCTATCCCTAATTTTACTAAATTACTTACATCAATAGGTAGAAAAATATTGGCGAAAAACATTACCATTGACTCAACTTCTTCTGGCGTTAATCCGTTATTAGCAGCGACGTTCTTAATATCACTATGCACAACCTGTTGAGTAACTGTTTGTCCATATCTGTAAGTAAAATTTTTCTTTCTAGGTACAAAATCTAAATCTTCGCTAAAAGGTTTAGCACAATCTTCACACTTAAATCGTCGCCGATTTACAGATAAAATCACCTCTCTATTGCTGAGAGGTAAATCTTTAACTAAATATCTTTGATTTTGATGGAGACGACGGCTTGTTTGACCACAGCGGGGACAAACTGCTATTTTTTTATCTGATTTAACAAAGAAAATTAATGTGGAGTCTGTTTGGTAAATATCTTCTACTAAAACTCCTGGTAAATTTAGCAATTCTTTCATTGCTTTATTCATGTTCTATTAATAAAAGCTTGAAATTATCCTGATTATTTTAATATTTTAGCACAGTAGCTACGGAAGAGCCGTTTTTGCGGGGCATTGATAGGATTGTGCCTCGGAATAATGTACCCATATCAAACGAAATTAGGAACTACATTCGGATTTGTTGGTGGTGCTGCTCTAGCTCTACTGAACAAAATTAATCCTGTTGAAGAAAATACAAGTAAGTGAAAAAAGTATGGGGGGTATTCAATACCTATTTAATAATCCCCAACTTTTTTGACAGATAAATCAGTACTACATAATATATAAAAGTGCATTAATGACTAGCCAACTAACGTTTTGGCTGCCAGGGAAATGCTCCCCTAAAGTACGTCCCCGCGCCACTGTAATTAACCAATCCCACAGCGTAAGTATTAAAAAATCCAAAGCTCATGTATACAACTGCCCCAGGTACACAGCCTGGAAAAATTGGGCAATAAGTAGTTTGTATCGACAGTTTCTCAACCAAAATAAATCTTACAAACAAGAGCCGTTGGAACACATTGAAATCTTGATAGTGTTCATTGGCAAGCATCGCGGCGATGGTGAAAACATGGTAGGTGCAGTTCTAGATTCAGCAGTGCAAGCTAATATAATTACTGATGATTGCTTAAAGAATATTCCCAAAGGTTGTTGGGAACACAAAGAGGCAACTGACCCCAAAATTACAGGAACTTTGATCTTGATTAAACCCATCGAGCCTGTAATCCAAAAATTAAATCCAATTTGGGAAAAGTGGATTCTTACCAGAACTGAAACTCCCC contains:
- a CDS encoding four helix bundle protein, which codes for MEKQPIKSHEDLEVYQMAFDSAMTIFELSKKFPVEERYSLTDQIRRSSRSVCANLAEAWRKRRYEAAFIAKLNDSESEAAETQTWIKFAVKCNYLDVEIGREIYATYNRILGILVTIINNPSPWLIKR
- a CDS encoding M15 family metallopeptidase, which gives rise to MRLKNLLLISTLSAIVTAAAGSKFSWDVSSWQCNLASPGAEQVCKLQSVPSIWRGAKSGFILGGILGVAGCVFISRKQQSLQFQVAQPINEKVTATSNDVHWDYLSAGILIGAIAFAVSEPVKNQVVRRVAIATAKAPVSLEKLFENSRSIGNVAICAAEGNCSSDGSGTHTNLYLQGGHFDPANDVYNRGFCSDQGRGRDNADADNKCVERNKSRLNKITQLMTAAGTPPQQHIKAFISGIDQWNQASPRVSDKFPSKYSQALQQGMTEEAAIKWARVEAFRNWRGQLDASGLRTVCSSKWSLSTQQKAGLIGLSVGSEQYMKRCIGADQKRRTDAIAITLQNYGKSAGISPVENYRQSNIIQPTTTKPKNSNTQLSDIQSVNKDIVVEMRYATADNFMGKKVYPVAKCLLKPTVAKKLSAVQQDLAPLGLGLKVYDCYRPLSIQKLMWEIKPDEDYVANPATGSRHNRGAAVDLTLVDSTGKELEMPSAFDDFTKKAHRNYTGSSVTARQNSLLLEAAMKRRNFTSIAKEWWHFDSPDWKKFPVMDLPL